A single Callithrix jacchus isolate 240 chromosome 4, calJac240_pri, whole genome shotgun sequence DNA region contains:
- the PSMB9 gene encoding proteasome subunit beta type-9 isoform X2, whose product MLRVGAPTGDLPWAGEVHTGTTIMAVEFDGGVVVGSDSRVSAGKAVVNRVFDKLSPLHERIYCALSGSAADAQAMADMAAYQLELHGIELEEPPLVLAAANVVRNISYKYREDLSAHLLVAGWDQREGGQVYGTLGGMLTRQPFAIGGSGSTYIYGYVDAAYKPGMSPEECRRFTTDALPWPQASGAELHSVVTQALRLQEK is encoded by the exons ATGCTGCGGGTTGGAGCGCCAACTGGGGACTTACCCTGGGCAGGAGAAGTCCACACCGGG ACAACCATCATGGCAGTGGAGTTTGACGGGGGCGTAGTGGTGGGTTCTGATTCCCGGGTGTCTGCCGG CAAGGCGGTGGTGAACCGAGTGTTTGACAAGCTGTCCCCTCTACACGAGCGCATCTACTGTGCACTCTCTGGTTCAGCTGCTGATGCCCAAGCCATGGCCGACATGGCTGCCTACCAGCTGGAGCTCCATGG GATAGAACTGGAAGAACCGCCTCTTGTTCTGGCTGCTGCAAATGTGGTGAGAAATATCAGCTACAAATACCGAGAGGACTTGTCTGCACATCTCCTGGTAGCTGGCTGGGACCAACGTGAAGGGGGCCAG GTATATGGAACCCTGGGAGGAATGTTGACTCGACAGCCTTTTGCCATCGGTGGCTCCGGCAGCACCTATATCTATGGTTATGTGGATGCAGCATATAAGCCAGGCATGTCTCCCGAGGAGTGCAGGCGCTTCACCACAGACG CTCTTCCCTGGCCTCAGGCCTCAGGTGCAGAGCTGCACAGTGTGGTAACACAAGCCCTGAGACTACAAGAGAAATGA
- the TAP1 gene encoding antigen peptide transporter 1, whose amino-acid sequence MASSRCPAPRGRPCLFGASVAWWGTVLLLLADGVLLRTSLPCIFSLLVPATLPLLRVWAVGLSRWAMLWLGARGVLRATVGSKSENAGAQGWLAALEPLAAALGLALPGLASFRELVSWGAPGAADSTRLLHWGSHPSAFVVSYAAALPAAALWHKLGGLWVPGSQGGSGDPVRRLLGFLGPEMRRLSLFLVLVVLSSIGEMAIPFFTGRLTDWILQKGSVDTFTRNITLMSILTIASAVLEFVGDGIYNSTMGRVHSHLQGEVFGAVLRQETEFFQQNQTGTIASRVTEDTSTLSGSLSGNLSSLLWYLVRGMCLLGIMLWESVPLTMVTLVALPLLFLLPKKLGKWYQLLGVQVQESLAKSSQVAIEALSAMSTVRSFANEEGEAQKFREKLQEIRTINQKEALAYAVNFWTTSISGMLLKVGILYIGGQLVTSGAVSSGNLVSFVFYQMQFTEAVEELLSTYPSVQKAVGSSEKIFEYLDRTPRCPPSGLLTPLHLEGLVQFQDVSFAYPNRPDVLVLQGLTFTLCPGEVTALVGPNGSGKSTVAALLQNLYQPTGGQLLLDRKPLPQYEHHYLHRQVAAVGQEPQIFGRSLQENIAYGLTQKPTMEEITAAAVKSGAHSFISGFPQGYDTEAGEAGSQLSGGQRQAVALARALIRKPCVLILDDATSALDADSQLRVEQLLYESPERCSRSVLLITQRLSLVEQADHILFLEGGAIRERGTHQQLIEKKGCYWAMVQAPADAPE is encoded by the exons ATGGCTAGTTCTAGGTGTCCCGCTCCCCGCGGGCGCCCCTGCCTTTTCGGAGCTTCTGTCGCGTGGTGGGGGACAGTGCTGCTGCTTCTCGCCGACGGGGTGTTGCTCCGGACCTCGCTGCCCTGCATATTCTCCCTGCTGGTGCCCGCGACGCTGCCGCTGCTCCGGGTCTGGGCGGTGGGCCTGAGCCGTTGGGCCATGCTGTGGCTGGGGGCCCGCGGGGTCCTCAGGGCAACAGTTGGCTCCAAGAGCGAAAATGCAGGTGCCCAGGGCTGGCTGGCGGCTTTGGAGCCTTTGGCTGCGGCACTGGGCTTGGCCCTGCCGGGACTTGCCTCGTTCCGAGAGCTGGTTTCGTGGGGAGCCCCCGGAGCCGCGGATAGCACCAGGCTACTGCATTGGGGAAGTCACCCCAGCGCCTTCGTCGTCAGCTACGCGGCGGCACTGCCCGCAGCCGCCCTGTGGCACAAGCTTGGGGGCCTCTGGGTGCCCGGCAGTCAGGGAGGCTCTGGAGACCCTGTGCGTCGGCTTCTAGGTTTCCTGGGCCCGGAGATGCGCCGCCTCTCGCTGTTCCTGGTCCTGGTGGTCCTATCCTCTATTG GGGAGATGGCCATTCCATTCTTCACGGGCCGCCTCACTGACTGGATTCTACAAAAAGGCTCAGTGGATACCTTCACTCGAAACATAACTCTTATGTCCATTCTCACCATAGCCAG TGCAGTGCTGGAGTTCGTGGGTGACGGGATCTATAACAGCACCATGGGCCGCGTTCACAGCCACTTGCAGGGAGAGGTGTTTGGAGCTGTCCTGCGccaggagacagagtttttccAACAGAACCAAACAG GTACCATCGCGTCTCGGGTAACAGAGGACACATCCACCCTgagtgggtctctgagtgggAATCTGAGCTCACTTCTGTGGTACCTGGTGCGAGGCATGTGTCTCTTGGGGATCATGCTCTGGGAGTCAGTGCCCCTCACCATGGTCACCCTGGTGGCCCTGcctctgcttttccttctgccCAAGAAGCTGGGAAAATGGTACCAG TTGCTGGGAGTGCAGGTGCAGGAATCTCTGGCAAAATCCAGCCAGGTGGCCATTGAGGCTCTGTCGGCCATGTCTACGGTTCGAAGCTTTGCCAATGAGGAGGGTGAAGCCCAGAAGTTTAGGGAAAAGCTGCAAGAAATAAGAACAATCAACCAGAAGGAGGCTCTGGCCTATGCAGTCAACTTCTGGACCACCAGT ATTTCAGGGATGCTGCTGAAGGTGGGAATCCTCTACATTGGTGGGCAGCTGGTGACCAGTGGTGCTGTAAGCAGTGGGAACCTTGTCTCATTTGTTTTCTACCAGATGCAGTTCACTGAGGCTGTGGAG GAACTGCTATCCACCTACCCCAGTGTACAGAAGGCTGTGGGCTCTTCCGAGAAAATATTTGAGTACCTGGACCGCACCCCTCGCTGCCCACCCAGTGGTCTGTTGACTCCCTTACACTTGGAGGGCCTTGTCCAGTTCCAAGATGTCTCCTTTGCCTACCCAAACCGTCCAGATGTCCTAGTGCTACAG GGGCTGACGTTCACCCTATGCCCTGGGGAGGTGACGGCGCTGGTGGGGCCCAATGGTTCTGGGAAGAGCACAGTGGCTGCCCTGCTGCAGAATCTGTACCAGCCCACCGGGGGGCAGCTGCTGTTGGATCGGAAGCCCCTTCCCCAATATGAGCACCACTACCTGCACAGGCAG GTGGCTGCAGTGGGACAAGAGCCACAGATATTTGGAAGAAGTCTTCAAGAAAATATTGCCTATGGCCTGACCCAGAAGCCAACTATGGAGGAAATCACAGCTGCTGCAGTCAAGTCTGGGGCCCATAGTTTCATCTCTGGATTTCCTCAGGGCTATGACACAG AGGCAGGCGAGGCTGGGAGCCAGCTATCAGGGGGTCAGCGACAGGCAGTGGCGCTGGCCCGAGCGTTGATCCGGAAACCATGTGTACTCATCCTGGATGATGCCACCAGTGCCCTGGATGCAGACAGCCAGTTACGG GTGGAGCAGCTCCTGTACGAAAGCCCTGAGAGGTGCTCTCGCTCAGTGCTACTCATCACCCAGCGCCTCAGCCTGGTGGAGCAGGCTGACCACATCCTCTTTCTAGAAGGAGGCGCTATCCGGGAGAGGGGAACCCACCAGCAGCTCATAGAAAAAAAGGGGTGCTATTGGGCCATGGTGCAGGCTCCTGCAGATGCTCCTGAATGA
- the PSMB8 gene encoding proteasome subunit beta type-8 isoform X1, whose translation MALLDVCGAPRGQRPEWALPVAGSRSRSDPGQYSFSLRSPELALPRGMQPTEFFQSLCGDEERNVQIEMAHGTTTLAFKFQHGVIAAVDSRASAGSYIATLRVNKVIEINPYLLGTMSGCAADCQYWERLLAKECRLYYLRNGERISVSAASKLLSNMMCQYRGMGLSMGSMICGWDKKGPGLYYVDENGTRLSGNMFSTGSGNTYAYGVMDSGYRPNLSPEEAYDLARRAIAHATHRDSYSGGVVNMYHMKEDGWVKVESTDVSDLLHRYREANQ comes from the exons ATGGCGCTACTGGATGTATGCGGAGCCCCCAGAGGGCAGAGGCCGGAATGGGCTCTCCCGGTTGCTGGAAGCCGGAGTCGCTCGGACCCGGGACAGTACAGTTTCTCCCTGCGATCTCCAGAGCTCGCCTTACCCCGAGGAATGCAG CCCACAGAATTCTTCCAGTCCCTATGTGGGGACGAAGAAAGGAACGTTCAGATTGAGATGGCCCATGGCACCACCACGCTCGCCTTCAAGTTCCAGCATGGAGTGATTGCAGCAGTGGATTCTCGGGCCTCAGCTGGGTCCTACATTG CTACCTTACGGGTGAACAAGGTGATTGAGATTAACCCTTACCTGCTTGGCACCATGTCTGGTTGTGCAGCAGACTGTCAGTACTGGGAGCGCCTGCTggccaaggaatgcag GCTGTACTATCTGCGGAATGGAGAACGCATTTCAGTGTCCGCAGCCTCCAAGCTGCTGTCCAACATGATGTGCCAGTACCGGGGCATGGGCCTCTCTATGGGCAGTATGATCTGTGGCTGGGATAAGAAG GGTCCTGGACTCTACTATGTGGATGAAAATGGGACTCGGCTCTCAGGAAATATGTTCTCCACTGGTAGTGGGAACACTTATGCCTACGGGGTCATGGACAGTGGCTATCGGCCTAATCTTAGCCCTGAAGAGGCCTATGACCTTGCCCGCAGGGCTATTGCTCATGCCACTCACAGAGACAGCTATTCTGGAGGCGTTGTTAATA TGTACCACATGAAGGAAGATGGTTGGGTGAAAGTAGAAAGTACAGACGTCAGTGACCTGCTGCACCGGTACCGGGAAGCCAATCAGTAA
- the PSMB8 gene encoding proteasome subunit beta type-8 isoform X2, giving the protein MQPTEFFQSLCGDEERNVQIEMAHGTTTLAFKFQHGVIAAVDSRASAGSYIATLRVNKVIEINPYLLGTMSGCAADCQYWERLLAKECRLYYLRNGERISVSAASKLLSNMMCQYRGMGLSMGSMICGWDKKGPGLYYVDENGTRLSGNMFSTGSGNTYAYGVMDSGYRPNLSPEEAYDLARRAIAHATHRDSYSGGVVNMYHMKEDGWVKVESTDVSDLLHRYREANQ; this is encoded by the exons ATGCAG CCCACAGAATTCTTCCAGTCCCTATGTGGGGACGAAGAAAGGAACGTTCAGATTGAGATGGCCCATGGCACCACCACGCTCGCCTTCAAGTTCCAGCATGGAGTGATTGCAGCAGTGGATTCTCGGGCCTCAGCTGGGTCCTACATTG CTACCTTACGGGTGAACAAGGTGATTGAGATTAACCCTTACCTGCTTGGCACCATGTCTGGTTGTGCAGCAGACTGTCAGTACTGGGAGCGCCTGCTggccaaggaatgcag GCTGTACTATCTGCGGAATGGAGAACGCATTTCAGTGTCCGCAGCCTCCAAGCTGCTGTCCAACATGATGTGCCAGTACCGGGGCATGGGCCTCTCTATGGGCAGTATGATCTGTGGCTGGGATAAGAAG GGTCCTGGACTCTACTATGTGGATGAAAATGGGACTCGGCTCTCAGGAAATATGTTCTCCACTGGTAGTGGGAACACTTATGCCTACGGGGTCATGGACAGTGGCTATCGGCCTAATCTTAGCCCTGAAGAGGCCTATGACCTTGCCCGCAGGGCTATTGCTCATGCCACTCACAGAGACAGCTATTCTGGAGGCGTTGTTAATA TGTACCACATGAAGGAAGATGGTTGGGTGAAAGTAGAAAGTACAGACGTCAGTGACCTGCTGCACCGGTACCGGGAAGCCAATCAGTAA
- the PSMB9 gene encoding proteasome subunit beta type-9 isoform X1, which translates to MLRVGAPTGDLPWAGEVHTGTTIMAVEFDGGVVVGSDSRVSAGKAVVNRVFDKLSPLHERIYCALSGSAADAQAMADMAAYQLELHGIELEEPPLVLAAANVVRNISYKYREDLSAHLLVAGWDQREGGQVYGTLGGMLTRQPFAIGGSGSTYIYGYVDAAYKPGMSPEECRRFTTDAIALAMSRDGSSGGVIYLVTITAAGVDHRVISGNKLPKFYDE; encoded by the exons ATGCTGCGGGTTGGAGCGCCAACTGGGGACTTACCCTGGGCAGGAGAAGTCCACACCGGG ACAACCATCATGGCAGTGGAGTTTGACGGGGGCGTAGTGGTGGGTTCTGATTCCCGGGTGTCTGCCGG CAAGGCGGTGGTGAACCGAGTGTTTGACAAGCTGTCCCCTCTACACGAGCGCATCTACTGTGCACTCTCTGGTTCAGCTGCTGATGCCCAAGCCATGGCCGACATGGCTGCCTACCAGCTGGAGCTCCATGG GATAGAACTGGAAGAACCGCCTCTTGTTCTGGCTGCTGCAAATGTGGTGAGAAATATCAGCTACAAATACCGAGAGGACTTGTCTGCACATCTCCTGGTAGCTGGCTGGGACCAACGTGAAGGGGGCCAG GTATATGGAACCCTGGGAGGAATGTTGACTCGACAGCCTTTTGCCATCGGTGGCTCCGGCAGCACCTATATCTATGGTTATGTGGATGCAGCATATAAGCCAGGCATGTCTCCCGAGGAGTGCAGGCGCTTCACCACAGACG CTATTGCTCTGGCCATGAGCCGGGACGGCTCAAGCGGAGGTGTCATCTACCTGGTCACTATTACAGCTGCTGGCGTGGACCATCGAGTCATCTCGGGCAACAAGCTGCCAAAATTCTATGATGAGTGA